The window TCACGAACTGGCCGCCCGAGCTATAGCGCCCGCGGATGTCCTGGTAGACGAAGATGTAGCCGCTGGTCGCGAGCTCAGGCTTAGAGACTGCCGGCGTGTCAGGCGAATTGCCTGCCACACCATACGGCGTGCGGGTCATCAGGAACGGCAGCGGCGGTCCGCTCGTGTCACTTCCCTCAGGACGAAGAATGACCGTGTGCAACTCAACGCCGTCACGGACCGGAATCATAACCTCCGAGCGCACGTACTTCGGTCCGTGATAGTCCTTCAGCAGTTCCGCCCTGCGCTGCGCTCGTGCCTGCTGAGTCTGCGCGGTTGATGTGCTTGCCGCAGGCGGATTCGTCTGCGCCACAACGACCGTCGCACACAGCACGATCGAACAGCCGAAGAGTTTGAGCATCGAGAAGCCTCCAAGTAGCTAGTGGTTAGCAGTCAGTCGTTCGCAGTCAGTTTTCACTAACTACTAACCACTAACAACTAACCACTCTCTATTACTGTCCCGTCAGATTCCCAGGAGTCGCCATGCACTGCCAGTTATTCCGTGCGTGCGAGCCGTCGCAGAAAGGCCGCTTCTCACTCATCCCGCACCGGCAGAGGCTCACCGCCGGCTTTCCTGTCAGATCCCACTCTTTACCGTCTGCGTCCTGAAGAAGGATGTGTCCCTCCACCCGAAGTGGCCCGTTTGGCCGAACTGTAATGCGCACTGCGTCATCTGCCATTTGTTGCTCCTTATCTGGCAAGGATAGCAGTGGGCACATGCTTCAACCGCGGGCGCTGCAACTTACTTACAGACTTACCATCGCATCATCCACATAGCACCATCCCCAACGCTCGGCGGGCTCTACCGAGCGCATTATGGGATGCTTCGTCGCATGAAAATGCTTCGTCGCATGTTTGTTCTTCGAGGAATCGCAGCAGCCCACGTTCCCGCACACGAGGCATTCACGCAGATGCACCCACGTGTCGCCCATTTTGATGCATTCCTCGCAGCCCTTCGCGTAACTGGCTGAGGCACTCGGCACGTCCCGCAGGTTCAGGTGATCGAAGTGATGACACGCCATCGCTCGTTCTCCTCTATTTTGAAAATGAACTTAGCCCGTCGTCAGGCATCCCTTTTGCGCAATCAACAACTCGCGAATTCCCCGCTCGGCGACATCCAGCATCTCGTCCATCTGCGCGCGCGTATAGGTCCCTCGCTCAGCCGTCGCCTGCGTCTCCACGAGCCCACCGGACGCCGTCATTACTACATTCATGTCCACCTCGGCGCGCGCATCCTCTTCGTACGCGAGATCCAGCAGCACGCGCCCGTCCACAATTCCTACGCTCGTCGCCGCAACCATCTCCCGTAACGGCGACTGCTTCAGCGTCCCCGCCGCGAGCAGCTTGCCCAATGCAATCGCCAGCGCCGCGCACGCGCCCGTGATGGCCGCCGTCCGAGTGCCGCCGTCCGCCTGCAGGACATCGCAGTCCAGGATGACGGTCCGTTCGCCCAGCAGCTTCGTGTCCACCACGCTGCGCAGACTTCGCCCGATGAGTCGTTGAATTTCATGTGTGCGGCCGCCAATCTTGCCGCGCTCGCTCTCGCGCGGCGTGCGTGTCAGCGTCGCCCGGGGCAGCATCGCGTACTCCGCGGTCACCCATCCACGCCCCGAGTTCCGCATCCATCCGGGCACGCCCTCCTGCACCGTCGCATTGCACAGAACCCGCGTGTGGCCCACCTCAATCAGTACCGACCCCTCCGCCGTTGCGACA of the Acidobacteriaceae bacterium genome contains:
- a CDS encoding CDGSH iron-sulfur domain-containing protein, which codes for MADDAVRITVRPNGPLRVEGHILLQDADGKEWDLTGKPAVSLCRCGMSEKRPFCDGSHARNNWQCMATPGNLTGQ
- a CDS encoding UBP-type zinc finger domain-containing protein, producing MACHHFDHLNLRDVPSASASYAKGCEECIKMGDTWVHLRECLVCGNVGCCDSSKNKHATKHFHATKHPIMRSVEPAERWGWCYVDDAMVSL
- the rph gene encoding ribonuclease PH, with protein sequence MRSGYNHRMANGEEIFRSGGRGATQARELRLTAGFVATAEGSVLIEVGHTRVLCNATVQEGVPGWMRNSGRGWVTAEYAMLPRATLTRTPRESERGKIGGRTHEIQRLIGRSLRSVVDTKLLGERTVILDCDVLQADGGTRTAAITGACAALAIALGKLLAAGTLKQSPLREMVAATSVGIVDGRVLLDLAYEEDARAEVDMNVVMTASGGLVETQATAERGTYTRAQMDEMLDVAERGIRELLIAQKGCLTTG